From one Heterodontus francisci isolate sHetFra1 chromosome 17, sHetFra1.hap1, whole genome shotgun sequence genomic stretch:
- the fbxo31 gene encoding F-box only protein 31 isoform X5, whose product MRRLETVGIACRDLYIKLLHPYRNILGLWQPDIGPYGGLLNVVVDGLFIIGWMYLPPHDPRVNDAMRCKPLFRIHLWEKNKAEVECMYGHKGSHKGDIQIMKKDEFSTKCNQTDFHRMAGGRQEVGIEEFRTWLAEEWGRTLEDIFHEHMQELILMKFIYTSQYDNCLTYRRIYLPPSSPEDLIRPGLFKGTYGSHGLEIVMMSFHGTHIKVTKITGDPNVPAGQMTLHIDITRPVQLPDIEHLQNFDRLSRIVLEIHQQVQCDQQNQEHWQGINQHNVDSLQPACNGVQEPKDQGAKAAGMSTKPETVGAEGATAGGLPARPVAGQPFVLPVGVMARNEVYPRMCRVCFYGTGLIAGHGFTSPERTPGLFILFDEQCFGFIWLDLKSFSLYSRIEDSLRCAQAPFREAFEMMLKSMQSWTS is encoded by the exons GTAGATGGGTTGTTTATCATTGGCTGGATGTACCTTCCCCCTCATGATCCCAGAGTCAATGATGCCATGCGCTGTAAACCTTTGTTCCGGATTCACCTGTGGGAAAAGAATAAGGCGGAAGTGGAATGCATGTATGGTCACAAGGGGTCTCACAAGGGAGATATTCAG ATTATGAAGAAGGATGAGTTTTCAACCAAGTGCAATCAAACTGATTTCCACCGGATGGCTGGAGGGAGACAGGAGGTAGGTATTGAG GAATTCCGGACGTGGCTGGCAGAAGAATGGGGTCGGACTCTGGAGGATATTTTCCACGAGCATATGCAGGAGCTAATCCTTATGAAGTTTATCTACACCAGTCAGTATGA TAACTGCCTAACATACCGTAGGATCTACTTACCGCCATCTAGTCCAGAGGATCTGATACGTCCTGGCCTCTTTAAAGGAACATACGGGAGCCATGGGCTAGAGATTGTTATGATGAGCTTTCATGGAACCCACATCAAAGTAACAAAAATCACA GGAGACCCAAATGTGCCTGCAGGTCAGATGACTTTGCACATAGACATCACTCGTCCTGTCCAGCTTCCTGACATCGAGCACCTGCAAAACTTTGACAGACTCTCTCGAATTGTGCTGGAGATTCACCAGCAGGTGCAATGTGATCAACAGAACCAGGAGCACTGGCAGGGAATCAATCAGCACAATGTGGACAGTTTACAGCCTGCATGTAATGGTGTTCAAGAACCAAAGGACCAGGGAGCAAAAGCTGCCGGGATGAGCACAAAGCCTGAGACAGTGGGAGCAGAGGGAGCGACTGCAGGAGGGCTGCCAGCACGGCCAGTGGCTGGGCAACCCTTTGTGCTACCTGTGGGAGTGATGGCTCGAAATGAAGTGTATCCAAGGATGTGCAGGGTCTG TTTTTACGGCACTGGCCTGATAGCAGGGCATGGATTCACCAGCCCCGAAAGGACACCTGGGCTTTTTATCCTATTTGACGAGCAATGTTTTGGCTTCATCTGGCTGGACCTGAAATCTTTCAGCCTGTACAGCAGGATTGAAGACTCGTTGAGATGCGCACAGGCCCCTTTCAGAGAAGCTTTCGAAATGATGCTCAAGAGCATGCAATCATGGACGTCCTGA